A genomic stretch from Oryzias latipes chromosome 24, ASM223467v1 includes:
- the LOC101166180 gene encoding dihydroxyacetone phosphate acyltransferase isoform X1: MTNMHRDFTKVGLNDDEEELLDILEERRRSSDLSFAFRTFSPQPYKAAPPCSTVELNRVVSESQFLRYVTKEVAVEKQLSVEEVQQEARGILGEMSQNLQLGFIRLMAYIFNKVFKRLYSAIFVNMEGLNRLHHATQENPVILMPNHRSYMDFLVISYILFIHDIPIPVIAAGIPLAGMKIVGEILRRSGAFFIRRAIGSDKLYWAVLSEYVRTLVRKGFAPLEFFVEGFRSRTLKSLSPKLGMMHMVLEPFFKGEVFDITLLPISISYDRVLEESLLAHELLGVPKPKESTMGLLKASRVLSEKYGSMHVNFGRPLSVRQLCEGRINRYQYNLTPRDLPEKSTAEAQACASWLAHLVVRKQEEGSQISPWSLMCGLLLQVPTRVLTEEGLPWHQLTEKTLWLRKLALDFGARLNWPDGVPDSDVMSSSAELHRSIVQRKAGCVFLVQEDEPSRKYPGSPEEGMMRTAAAALMLASYRNQCLHVFVRPALVATAIHITKCTQRDELFAFFSFLQDVFSHEFIFIPGESLQDFEEACSLLKKCGAVHISQQEVTVAQGGMEVLSFLQELLKPFIDSYQLVFGYLCEAESVILKEKEFLPAVRGLAAKLLLSAELHTYEALSSDLQKNVLSALRRLEALTKLSSSVSNEFKVNKSAVKRITDMLSGKIPPWNTQALPDARL; this comes from the exons ATGACTAATATG CATAGAGATTTCACCAAAGTCGGGCTTAacgatgatgaagaggagctaCTGGATATCCTGGAGGAGAGAAGGCGCAGCAGTGATCTCAGCTTTGCCTTCAGGACCTTCAGCCCCCAGCCGTACAAAGCAGCCCCGCCTTGCTCCACCGTGGAGCTCAATCGAGTTGTGTCGGAGTCCCAGTTTCTGCGCTATGTGACCAAAGAA GTTGCCGTGGAGAAGCAATTATCTGTGGAAGAAGTGCAGCAAGAGGCTCGGGGCATTTTGGGGGAAATGTCTCAGAACCTGCAGCTGGGGTTTATCAGGCTGATGGCTTACATCTTTAACAAAGTGTTTAAGAGACTCTACAGCGCCATCTTTGTCAACATGGAGGGACTCAACAGG CTTCATCACGCGACTCAGGAGAATCCTGTGATCCTGATGCCCAATCACAGAAGCTACATGGACTTCTTGGTTATCTCCTACATCTTATTCATCCATGACATCCCCATCCCTGTTATCGCTGCAGGAATCC CTCTTGCAGGGATGAAGATTGTAGGAGAGATTCTGCGACGTTCAGGGGCGTTCTTTATCCGACGTGCCATCGGCTCTGACAAACTCTACTGGGCGGTGCTGTCGGAATATGTCAGAACCCTTGTCAGG AAAGGATTTGCTCCTCTAGAGTTTTTCGTAGAAGGTTTCAGAAGTCGCACACTGAAGTCTCTTTCACCAAAGCTTG GGATGATGCACATGGTGCTGGAGCCCTTCTTTAAAGGAGAGGTGTTTGACATCACATTACTGCCCATCAGTATTAGCTATGACCGCGTGTTGGAAGAGTCGCTGCTGGCACACGAGTTACTGGGTGTCCCCAAGCCCAAGGAAAGCACCATG GGTTTGCTGAAGGCCAGCAGAGTTCTCAGTGAGAAATACGGCAGCATGCATGTCAACTTTGGCCGTCCTCTGTCTGTGCGGCAGCTCTGTGAGGGGAGGATAAATCGCTACCAGTACAACCTCACACCAAG agatCTCCCAGAAAAGTCCACCGCAGAAGCCCAGGCCTGTGCGAGCTGGCTAGCCCATCTGGTGGTTCGGAAACAGGAAGAGGGCTCTCAAATCAGCCCCTGGTCTCTGATGTGTGGCCTGTTGCTGCAGGTTCCCACTCGAGTTCTGACAGAAGAGGGTTTGCCGTGGCATCAGCTTACAGAAAAGACACTCTGGCTCAGGAAGCTGGCGCTGGACTTTGGGGCTCGACTCAACTGGCCTG ATGGAGTCCCGGACTCAGATGTGATGTCATCCAGCGCCGAGCTCCATCGCAGCATTGTTCAGCGTAAAGCGGGCTGCGTCTTCCTGGTTCAGGAGGACGAGCCCAGCAGGAAATATCCAGGCAGCCCAGAGGAAGGCATGATGCGGACGGCCGCTGCAGCGCTGATGCTGGCGTCCTATAGGAATCAATGCTTGCATGTGTTTGTGCGTCCAGCACTGGTTGCTACGGCGATACACATTACCAAATGCACACAAAGAG ATGAGCTCTTCGCCTTCTTCTCCTTCCTGCAGGATGTTTTTTCCCATGAATTCATCTTCATCCCTGGCGAGTCGTTACAG GACTTTGAGGAAGCCTGCAGTCTCTTGAAGAAATGTGGCGCAGTCCACATCAGCCAACAGGAAGTGACTGTTGCACAGGGAGGGATGGAGGTGCTGTCTTTTCTGCAGGAGCTGCTTAAACCTTTCATCGACTCTTACCAG CTGGTGTTCGGGTACCTGTGCGAGGCTGAGAGTGTTATCCTCAAAGAAAAAGAGTTTCTTCCTGCTGTGAGAGGCCTGGCTGCAAAACTCCTCCTCTCAG CTGAGCTCCACACGTATGAAGCCCTTTCGTCAGACTTACAGAAGAATGTTTTATCTGCTTTGCGGAGGCTGGAGGCTTTGACCAAGTTATCATC GTCCGTGAGCAATGAATTCAAAGTGAACAAATCAGCAGTGAAAAGAATTACTGACATGCTCT CCGGGAAAATCCCTCCATGGAATACTCAGGCTTTACCAGACGCAAGACTTTAG
- the LOC101166180 gene encoding dihydroxyacetone phosphate acyltransferase isoform X2: MTNMHRDFTKVGLNDDEEELLDILEERRRSSDLSFAFRTFSPQPYKAAPPCSTVELNRVVSESQFLRYVTKEVAVEKQLSVEEVQQEARGILGEMSQNLQLGFIRLMAYIFNKVFKRLYSAIFVNMEGLNRLHHATQENPVILMPNHRSYMDFLVISYILFIHDIPIPVIAAGIPLAGMKIVGEILRRSGAFFIRRAIGSDKLYWAVLSEYVRTLVRKGFAPLEFFVEGFRSRTLKSLSPKLGMMHMVLEPFFKGEVFDITLLPISISYDRVLEESLLAHELLGVPKPKESTMGLLKASRVLSEKYGSMHVNFGRPLSVRQLCEGRINRYQYNLTPRDLPEKSTAEAQACASWLAHLVVRKQEEGSQISPWSLMCGLLLQVPTRVLTEEGLPWHQLTEKTLWLRKLALDFGARLNWPDGVPDSDVMSSSAELHRSIVQRKAGCVFLVQEDEPSRKYPGSPEEGMMRTAAAALMLASYRNQCLHVFVRPALVATAIHITKCTQRDELFAFFSFLQDVFSHEFIFIPGESLQDFEEACSLLKKCGAVHISQQEVTVAQGGMEVLSFLQELLKPFIDSYQKKPQQKLFLLLNSNLFISQHFKKHNFNLSFFLYSLFVSNKTHITKKSTTQFQTDVLGMKKKRMLGCAKRKCNTIYPIP, encoded by the exons ATGACTAATATG CATAGAGATTTCACCAAAGTCGGGCTTAacgatgatgaagaggagctaCTGGATATCCTGGAGGAGAGAAGGCGCAGCAGTGATCTCAGCTTTGCCTTCAGGACCTTCAGCCCCCAGCCGTACAAAGCAGCCCCGCCTTGCTCCACCGTGGAGCTCAATCGAGTTGTGTCGGAGTCCCAGTTTCTGCGCTATGTGACCAAAGAA GTTGCCGTGGAGAAGCAATTATCTGTGGAAGAAGTGCAGCAAGAGGCTCGGGGCATTTTGGGGGAAATGTCTCAGAACCTGCAGCTGGGGTTTATCAGGCTGATGGCTTACATCTTTAACAAAGTGTTTAAGAGACTCTACAGCGCCATCTTTGTCAACATGGAGGGACTCAACAGG CTTCATCACGCGACTCAGGAGAATCCTGTGATCCTGATGCCCAATCACAGAAGCTACATGGACTTCTTGGTTATCTCCTACATCTTATTCATCCATGACATCCCCATCCCTGTTATCGCTGCAGGAATCC CTCTTGCAGGGATGAAGATTGTAGGAGAGATTCTGCGACGTTCAGGGGCGTTCTTTATCCGACGTGCCATCGGCTCTGACAAACTCTACTGGGCGGTGCTGTCGGAATATGTCAGAACCCTTGTCAGG AAAGGATTTGCTCCTCTAGAGTTTTTCGTAGAAGGTTTCAGAAGTCGCACACTGAAGTCTCTTTCACCAAAGCTTG GGATGATGCACATGGTGCTGGAGCCCTTCTTTAAAGGAGAGGTGTTTGACATCACATTACTGCCCATCAGTATTAGCTATGACCGCGTGTTGGAAGAGTCGCTGCTGGCACACGAGTTACTGGGTGTCCCCAAGCCCAAGGAAAGCACCATG GGTTTGCTGAAGGCCAGCAGAGTTCTCAGTGAGAAATACGGCAGCATGCATGTCAACTTTGGCCGTCCTCTGTCTGTGCGGCAGCTCTGTGAGGGGAGGATAAATCGCTACCAGTACAACCTCACACCAAG agatCTCCCAGAAAAGTCCACCGCAGAAGCCCAGGCCTGTGCGAGCTGGCTAGCCCATCTGGTGGTTCGGAAACAGGAAGAGGGCTCTCAAATCAGCCCCTGGTCTCTGATGTGTGGCCTGTTGCTGCAGGTTCCCACTCGAGTTCTGACAGAAGAGGGTTTGCCGTGGCATCAGCTTACAGAAAAGACACTCTGGCTCAGGAAGCTGGCGCTGGACTTTGGGGCTCGACTCAACTGGCCTG ATGGAGTCCCGGACTCAGATGTGATGTCATCCAGCGCCGAGCTCCATCGCAGCATTGTTCAGCGTAAAGCGGGCTGCGTCTTCCTGGTTCAGGAGGACGAGCCCAGCAGGAAATATCCAGGCAGCCCAGAGGAAGGCATGATGCGGACGGCCGCTGCAGCGCTGATGCTGGCGTCCTATAGGAATCAATGCTTGCATGTGTTTGTGCGTCCAGCACTGGTTGCTACGGCGATACACATTACCAAATGCACACAAAGAG ATGAGCTCTTCGCCTTCTTCTCCTTCCTGCAGGATGTTTTTTCCCATGAATTCATCTTCATCCCTGGCGAGTCGTTACAG GACTTTGAGGAAGCCTGCAGTCTCTTGAAGAAATGTGGCGCAGTCCACATCAGCCAACAGGAAGTGACTGTTGCACAGGGAGGGATGGAGGTGCTGTCTTTTCTGCAGGAGCTGCTTAAACCTTTCATCGACTCTTACCAG aaAAAACCTCAACAAAAGCTTTTCCTACTTTTAAATTCAAACCTTTTCATCTCccagcattttaaaaaacacaatttcaacctttctttctttctttatagtCTCTTTGtatcaaacaaaacacacatcacCAAAAAATCTACCACTCAATTCCAAACAGATGTAttaggaatgaaaaaaaaaagaatgttagGTTGTGCTAAAAGGAAATGTAACACTATATATCCAATTCCTTAA